Within Deinococcus actinosclerus, the genomic segment GCCCTGGCCCGCGAGGGTGCGCAGGGCCTGGGCGCCGGACTGTGGCTGGAGGGTGGACGCAGGAGGTCGCAGCATGCCCACCGGTACGTGACGCGACCCTTACTCGTTCCCGGCCCAGAGGCCCTGGCGCTTGAGGGCCGCGACGAGGCCGGGTTCGCGTTTCTCCATGCCGCCGCCCTGCCCGAAGTACGCGGTCAGCAGGCGCGCCCAGTCGCCGGGCTGGCCATTGCGCGCCGCGATGGGATTCATGACCTCGGTGGCGTGGCGGATCTCGTCGTCGGTGCCGTCGTGGTACGTGTCGGTGTGGATGACGAGGGGCCGGGGCACGCGGGGGCGGTACGGGGCGTGCTCGGCGGGGCGGCCGATGGTGAGCGCCGCGAAGGGCAGGACGCCCTGCGGGAGGTTCAGCTCGTCGATGATGCCCTCCAGGCCGTTCAGCACCCCGCCGATCCAGCAGCCCTGGTAGCCGAGCATCTCGGCGGCGGTCAGGAGGTTCGTCCCGGCCATGACGGCGTCCCCGATGCCGAAGTGCACGGCGATCGCGGGCCACGTACCTGTCTCCTGCCCGGCGACCTCCAGCACCCGCTGGACGCGGCGCACGTCGGCGCACACGACGAAGGCCTCGCTGGCGGTGGCGATATGCGCGTTCGTGGTGAGGTCCGCCACGCGGGCGCGCAGGTCGGGGCGGGTGATGCGGATCAGGGAGTACAGCTGCGCGGTCGCGTCGGTCGGGGCGCGCTGTGCGGCGTGCAGGATGACGTCCAGGTGCTCGTCCGGCATCGGCAGGGGCGTGCCGTCCTCATGGGTCTCGTACTGGCGGACGGTGCGGTGCGCGTCGTAGAAGGCGCGGACGTCCTCGGGGCGGCGGTGGCGTTCATCGGTCATGCGGCGCAGCATACCTGCCCCGACCGGCCCGGAAGTGCGGGAGGCGCGACAGAACGCCACCCTCCCCGCGCGGGGCGGCAGAGGGTGGTCGCCGGGGGTGCGGCCGTGGTGAGCGGCTGTGGCTAGCGGCTGGCCTGCCACGCGAGCAGCACGGTCAGGACGGCCCCGATGCCCATGACGCTCAGGGCCTGCACGCGGGTCTTCTTGAGGTACAGCAGGATGCCCAGCCCGGTCAGCGAGATCACGGTCAGGAACGCGCCGCTCAGGTCGATGACCCACTTCCAGGCGGGGCTGGCGTCGCGGCCCTTGTGCAGGTCGTTCATGACCGCCACGGCGCCCTGTTCCAGGATGGTGGTCTCGTACGTGCCGGTCTTCACGTCGATGACGGTGTCGGCGCTGTAGCCGGGCGCCAGGAAGGAGATGTCGGCCTGCTGGTCGTCCGCGCGGGGGGCGCTGGCGCGGCCCCTCAGGCCCTGCTGGGCGCGCAGTTCCTCCGCGACGGTCAGCCAGTCCGGCTGGCCGTTCTTGATCCACCCGCCCGGGAGGGTGCCCGACACGGTGCGCGTGACGTCCTTCGTGCCGAACACCCAGTCCGGGTGGTTCAGGGTGATGCCGGTCAGGCTGAAGAACAGCACGACGAGCAGGCTGATCATGCTGGTGTACGTGTGCGCCCAGCGCAGCCAGAGGTTCGTGCGGGCCTTCAGCGTGCGCGGTCGGGGGCGGGCCGGGCAGCCACTGCCCCGGCCCCGCCCGGCTCAGGCTTTGCCGAAAGCGACACTGGCCGCCTCGATGTCGTTGTCGGCGCTCAGGGTCTTCTTGAAGGCTGCCGTGCCCACCGTGATCTTCTCGCGCACCAGCGAGTACGGGCCGTGCTCGCGGGCCGC encodes:
- a CDS encoding nitroreductase family protein, giving the protein MTDERHRRPEDVRAFYDAHRTVRQYETHEDGTPLPMPDEHLDVILHAAQRAPTDATAQLYSLIRITRPDLRARVADLTTNAHIATASEAFVVCADVRRVQRVLEVAGQETGTWPAIAVHFGIGDAVMAGTNLLTAAEMLGYQGCWIGGVLNGLEGIIDELNLPQGVLPFAALTIGRPAEHAPYRPRVPRPLVIHTDTYHDGTDDEIRHATEVMNPIAARNGQPGDWARLLTAYFGQGGGMEKREPGLVAALKRQGLWAGNE
- a CDS encoding PepSY-associated TM helix domain-containing protein, with amino-acid sequence MKARTNLWLRWAHTYTSMISLLVVLFFSLTGITLNHPDWVFGTKDVTRTVSGTLPGGWIKNGQPDWLTVAEELRAQQGLRGRASAPRADDQQADISFLAPGYSADTVIDVKTGTYETTILEQGAVAVMNDLHKGRDASPAWKWVIDLSGAFLTVISLTGLGILLYLKKTRVQALSVMGIGAVLTVLLAWQASR